In one window of Frigoriglobus tundricola DNA:
- a CDS encoding transposase: MAPGKPIDEAMRENPHLEFQRLPSYSPQLNPIERFWKKLRRRATHNRLFDTLADLKASIRASLCYFQAVRHKVKSLIEGRPKRKTSK, translated from the coding sequence GTGGCACCGGGGAAGCCGATCGACGAGGCGATGCGCGAGAACCCGCACCTGGAGTTCCAGCGTCTGCCCAGCTACAGCCCGCAGTTGAACCCGATCGAGCGGTTCTGGAAGAAGCTCCGCCGCCGGGCCACACACAACCGCCTGTTCGACACGTTGGCGGACCTGAAGGCGTCGATCCGGGCCAGCCTCTGTTACTTCCAGGCCGTCCGACATAAGGTCAAAAGCCTCATCGAGGGACGGCCCAAGCGGAAGACCAGCAAATGA
- a CDS encoding DHA2 family efflux MFS transporter permease subunit codes for MTGPARTPNHWLIAVAVVIPTFMEVLDTTIANVALRYIAGGLSAAQVDSEWVITSYLAANAIVLSMSGWLLVRLGRRNYFLLSVAGFTLSSLLCGLATNLEELVFFRILQGLFGGGLQPCTQGILLDSFPKEKQSQGLTVFALAALVAPVVGPTLGGYITDNYSWRWIFFINVPVGLAALTACALLVEDPPYLKELRAERRTNPVRFDTIGLGLLVLAISCWEVILSKGQEWDWFGDPFYRVQVLTALFVGGVVGLFVWELWRPNPLVDFRPLADRNFAVGALMISCAYAILYAQTVSLPGMLQTLFGYDATHSGLVLSPAGIGSVCLLPIVALLLGKGVDARWLVVAGLALMAAGNYWLSQMNLDIGPWDVVWPRVVTIAGLSLLVTPLNVAVYQNIPLHLRGAAVGLFSLLRNEGGSVGTSVAQTVQERREQFHLLRLNDQLDPLNPALTEYLNGLQSALAPLIGDSVTARAMSAQILSDLRQQQAASLAYFDVFWVSAMIAIVLIAFVFLMRRSVAEKGAHLAAE; via the coding sequence ATGACCGGCCCCGCCCGAACGCCGAACCACTGGCTGATCGCGGTCGCGGTCGTGATCCCGACCTTCATGGAGGTGCTGGACACCACCATCGCCAACGTCGCGCTGCGGTACATCGCGGGCGGGCTGTCGGCGGCCCAGGTCGACAGCGAGTGGGTGATTACCAGCTACCTGGCCGCGAACGCGATCGTCCTCTCGATGTCCGGCTGGCTCCTCGTCCGGCTCGGCCGGCGCAACTACTTCCTGCTCTCGGTCGCCGGGTTCACGCTCAGCTCCTTGTTGTGCGGGCTGGCCACCAATCTGGAGGAACTGGTGTTCTTCCGCATCCTCCAGGGGCTCTTCGGCGGCGGGCTCCAGCCGTGTACGCAGGGCATTCTGCTGGACTCGTTCCCGAAGGAGAAACAGAGCCAGGGGCTGACCGTCTTCGCGCTGGCGGCCCTGGTCGCGCCGGTGGTCGGCCCCACTCTGGGCGGCTACATCACCGACAACTACTCGTGGCGGTGGATCTTCTTCATCAACGTCCCCGTCGGCCTCGCCGCGCTGACCGCGTGCGCCCTGCTGGTCGAAGACCCCCCGTACCTGAAGGAGCTGCGGGCCGAGCGCCGGACGAACCCCGTCCGCTTCGACACGATCGGGCTGGGGCTGCTGGTGCTGGCGATCAGTTGCTGGGAGGTGATCCTCAGCAAGGGGCAGGAGTGGGACTGGTTCGGCGACCCCTTCTACCGGGTCCAGGTGCTCACGGCGCTGTTCGTCGGGGGCGTGGTCGGGCTGTTCGTCTGGGAGCTGTGGCGCCCGAACCCGCTCGTGGACTTCCGCCCGCTGGCCGACCGCAACTTCGCGGTCGGCGCGCTCATGATCTCGTGCGCGTACGCCATCCTGTACGCCCAGACGGTCTCGCTGCCCGGCATGCTCCAGACGCTCTTCGGGTACGACGCGACGCACTCCGGCCTCGTGCTGTCCCCGGCCGGGATCGGGTCCGTCTGCCTCCTGCCCATCGTCGCCCTGCTCCTCGGCAAGGGGGTGGACGCGCGGTGGCTCGTGGTCGCCGGCCTCGCGCTGATGGCGGCCGGTAACTACTGGCTGAGCCAGATGAACCTGGACATCGGCCCGTGGGACGTGGTGTGGCCGCGCGTGGTCACCATCGCCGGCCTGTCGCTGCTGGTGACGCCGCTCAACGTGGCCGTGTACCAGAACATCCCGCTGCACCTGCGCGGGGCCGCGGTCGGGCTGTTCAGCCTGCTCCGGAACGAGGGCGGGAGCGTGGGCACGTCCGTGGCGCAGACGGTCCAGGAGCGGCGGGAACAGTTCCACTTGCTGCGGTTGAACGATCAGCTCGACCCGCTCAACCCGGCCCTGACCGAGTACCTGAACGGGTTGCAATCGGCCCTCGCGCCGCTCATCGGGGATTCGGTCACGGCGCGGGCGATGAGCGCCCAGATCCTCAGCGACCTGCGCCAACAACAGGCCGCGTCGCTGGCGTACTTCGATGTGTTCTGGGTGTCCGCGATGATCGCCATCGTGCTGATCGCGTTCGTGTTCCTCATGCGCCGGTCGGTGGCGGAAAAGGGCGCGCACCTGGCGGCCGAGTGA
- a CDS encoding multicopper oxidase family protein, protein MPVSARVDEIRKRLIFTDGMRPITSERLDQLPGPGAHSVRVHMRGTKCKLHKDLDATELWAYDGLYPGKFFFVRHDQTISVEWVNEIDGPLPVTVVASGYFPVRPEYGLPENEPGAFDGGTGPSGGTTAPSPCTPVPDVSGLPAWTVVHLHGARVAPDSDGWTENAFLRRAPAPAGPTQSASQRSLYPPQPRSMMLWYHDHAYTITRLNVFAGLAGGWIVRGPEEAGLNLPAGEFELPLIIQDRNFDTDADGCLTGRLLHKAETDSSKFVPSDAQPVPSDTAEFFGPFTLVNGSLWPSLGVKPQPYRLRVLNGSNARTYQLFLVDDTNTVRNELVRQIGTDAGFLGAAVPVSSLMYPASDPAFPRGPKGLILAPAERADLVVDFQCAPGRTFRWINVAVAPFDGIPTTVDPTGPFDGAQQAQLMTDRLPFPEVVQFVVASGPVGPPLDLSGLPKFERWTHESPALHGHRHRWLGLNEKVIGSDLRDGYLFFNELIELEPEDPAPADFTITLAEDSTTHRLRNRPVFFRSPINFYPEAGRPEIWHIVNFSADTHPIHLHLVDFQILSRHLYKAAGVNAVADVTDPRFKMVDSTDPATGLFPAPGPAAPPVIVPNTARANDPHNPSGVDANETGWKDVVRVNPNEIVTIAMIFEGFTGRFMYHCHILEHEDMDMMRPMVVAPAAVKPFIDGMQMMAGDAPDGPASNMAGM, encoded by the coding sequence ATGCCGGTGAGTGCACGGGTGGACGAGATCCGAAAGCGCCTCATTTTTACGGACGGGATGCGCCCGATCACGAGCGAGCGCCTCGATCAGTTGCCGGGCCCGGGCGCCCATTCCGTCCGGGTTCACATGCGGGGCACGAAGTGCAAGCTCCACAAGGACCTGGACGCGACCGAACTGTGGGCCTACGACGGCCTGTACCCCGGAAAGTTTTTTTTCGTTCGGCACGACCAGACGATCAGTGTTGAATGGGTCAACGAGATCGACGGGCCGCTTCCGGTTACGGTGGTCGCGAGCGGGTACTTTCCGGTCCGCCCGGAATACGGGCTCCCCGAAAACGAACCGGGCGCGTTCGACGGCGGCACGGGGCCATCGGGCGGGACCACCGCTCCCTCGCCGTGCACGCCGGTCCCGGACGTGAGCGGCTTGCCCGCGTGGACGGTGGTTCACTTGCACGGCGCGCGTGTGGCCCCCGACTCCGACGGCTGGACGGAGAACGCGTTTCTCCGCCGCGCGCCCGCTCCGGCCGGTCCGACGCAGAGCGCCTCCCAGCGGTCCCTCTACCCGCCGCAGCCGCGGTCGATGATGCTGTGGTACCACGATCACGCGTACACGATCACCCGGCTGAACGTGTTCGCGGGGCTCGCCGGCGGGTGGATCGTGCGCGGCCCCGAAGAGGCCGGCCTGAACCTGCCCGCGGGCGAGTTCGAACTGCCCCTGATCATCCAGGACCGGAACTTCGATACCGACGCCGACGGCTGTCTGACGGGGCGCCTCCTGCACAAGGCGGAGACCGACTCGAGCAAGTTCGTGCCGTCCGATGCGCAACCGGTTCCGTCCGACACGGCGGAGTTTTTCGGCCCGTTCACCCTGGTCAACGGCTCGCTGTGGCCGAGCCTGGGGGTCAAGCCGCAACCGTACCGGTTGCGGGTGCTGAACGGGTCGAACGCGCGCACGTACCAGCTCTTTCTGGTGGACGATACGAACACCGTCCGCAACGAACTCGTCCGGCAGATCGGCACGGACGCGGGGTTCCTTGGTGCCGCGGTGCCCGTCAGCAGTCTGATGTACCCCGCCAGCGATCCGGCGTTTCCGCGCGGACCCAAGGGCCTCATCCTCGCGCCCGCCGAGCGCGCCGACCTCGTCGTGGACTTCCAGTGCGCCCCCGGTCGGACCTTCCGGTGGATCAACGTGGCGGTCGCGCCGTTCGACGGGATCCCGACCACGGTCGATCCGACCGGCCCGTTCGACGGCGCGCAGCAAGCGCAACTGATGACCGATCGGTTGCCGTTTCCCGAAGTGGTTCAGTTCGTCGTCGCTTCGGGACCGGTGGGTCCGCCGTTGGACCTCAGCGGGCTACCCAAATTCGAGCGGTGGACGCACGAGTCGCCGGCCCTGCACGGTCACCGGCACCGGTGGCTGGGGCTCAACGAGAAGGTGATCGGATCGGACCTCAGGGACGGTTACCTGTTCTTCAACGAGTTGATCGAACTCGAGCCCGAGGACCCCGCGCCGGCGGATTTCACGATCACCCTCGCTGAGGACTCCACGACCCACCGGTTACGCAACCGGCCCGTCTTCTTCCGGTCACCGATCAACTTCTACCCCGAGGCGGGGCGGCCCGAAATCTGGCACATCGTGAACTTCTCGGCGGACACGCACCCGATCCACTTGCACCTCGTGGACTTCCAAATCCTGTCGCGGCACTTGTACAAAGCGGCCGGCGTGAACGCGGTGGCAGACGTGACCGATCCCCGTTTCAAGATGGTCGACTCGACGGACCCCGCGACCGGGCTCTTTCCGGCACCCGGCCCGGCGGCCCCACCGGTCATCGTCCCCAACACCGCACGGGCGAACGACCCGCACAACCCGTCCGGGGTGGACGCCAACGAAACGGGATGGAAGGACGTTGTCCGCGTCAACCCGAACGAGATCGTGACGATTGCCATGATCTTCGAGGGGTTCACCGGTCGGTTCATGTACCACTGCCACATCCTCGAACACGAGGACATGGACATGATGCGCCCCATGGTCGTGGCGCCGGCGGCGGTCAAGCCGTTCATCGACGGTATGCAGATGATGGCCGGCGATGCGCCCGACGGCCCCGCGAGTAACATGGCAGGGATGTGA
- a CDS encoding HlyD family secretion protein encodes MSTSPGSPHEQAAGPNVPAADASRAPAGAAPVRFFPGKRPVLGVAALAVLVGGGVFGAPKVQTALDTVSTDDAYVNGHVTFVAPRVSGQVSKVLVDDNYRVKAGDVIVELDPEPYQVQVHIKRAALGAAEADRNATESDVRGTLAQLRSQRWKLQTAMEQVDNQVALLKARAAALRSKEATLARAKADLARAKEAYEKGASGKQDYDAAIEAAGVADALVKQAAQEVAEVRVSLGQPPVPENGDLTSVPADLNQTFSTVRQTLADLIRITAQVGLPLSKAEATPKEVLDEFRSRDAHKDVDRIFDKLVPVAPAMIQADAKVLQAKRDLELAELNLRYCKVLAEIDGVVTRRNVNPGNNVQAGQQLMAVRSLTEIWIDANFKETQLAELRIGQRVEVFADTYGSRRAFRGRITGFTSGTGSTLALLPAQNATGNFVKVVQRLPVRIELDNYDPDSETLFTGLSVTPYVYFKEPATGPNAGRRLQELTRTGVPTGAKQ; translated from the coding sequence ATGAGCACGAGCCCCGGTTCCCCACACGAGCAAGCGGCCGGTCCGAACGTCCCGGCCGCCGACGCGAGTCGCGCCCCCGCGGGTGCGGCGCCGGTTCGGTTCTTTCCGGGGAAGCGCCCGGTACTCGGCGTCGCGGCCCTGGCCGTTCTGGTGGGGGGCGGCGTGTTCGGCGCGCCCAAAGTTCAAACGGCGCTCGACACCGTTTCGACCGACGACGCCTACGTGAACGGGCACGTCACGTTCGTCGCCCCGCGGGTGTCGGGCCAGGTGTCCAAGGTGCTGGTGGACGACAACTACCGCGTGAAGGCCGGGGACGTGATCGTCGAACTCGATCCCGAACCGTACCAGGTGCAGGTGCACATCAAGCGCGCGGCCCTGGGGGCGGCCGAGGCCGACCGGAACGCGACCGAGTCCGACGTGCGCGGCACCCTGGCCCAGCTCCGCAGCCAGCGGTGGAAGCTCCAGACGGCGATGGAGCAGGTGGACAACCAGGTCGCCCTCCTGAAAGCGCGGGCCGCCGCCCTCCGCAGCAAGGAGGCGACCCTGGCGCGGGCCAAGGCCGACCTCGCGCGGGCCAAGGAGGCGTACGAGAAGGGGGCCTCGGGCAAACAGGACTACGACGCCGCCATCGAGGCCGCCGGCGTCGCGGACGCCCTCGTCAAACAGGCCGCGCAGGAGGTGGCCGAGGTGCGGGTGTCCCTCGGCCAGCCCCCCGTGCCCGAGAACGGCGACCTGACCTCGGTGCCGGCGGACCTGAACCAGACGTTCTCGACGGTCCGGCAGACGCTCGCCGACCTCATCCGCATTACGGCCCAGGTCGGGCTGCCGCTCAGCAAGGCCGAAGCGACCCCGAAAGAGGTTCTCGACGAGTTCCGGAGCCGGGACGCGCACAAGGACGTCGATCGCATCTTCGACAAGCTGGTCCCGGTGGCGCCGGCGATGATTCAGGCCGACGCCAAGGTGCTGCAAGCGAAACGGGACCTCGAACTGGCCGAACTCAACCTGCGGTACTGCAAGGTGCTGGCCGAGATCGACGGCGTCGTGACCCGCCGGAACGTGAACCCCGGGAACAACGTCCAGGCCGGCCAGCAGCTCATGGCCGTGCGCTCGCTGACCGAAATCTGGATCGACGCGAACTTCAAGGAGACGCAACTGGCCGAACTGCGCATCGGCCAGCGGGTGGAGGTGTTCGCGGACACCTACGGGAGCCGCCGCGCGTTCCGCGGGCGGATCACCGGGTTCACCTCCGGCACCGGGTCCACGCTCGCGCTGCTCCCGGCCCAGAACGCCACCGGCAACTTCGTGAAAGTGGTGCAGCGGCTCCCGGTCCGGATCGAGCTGGACAACTACGACCCGGACTCCGAAACGCTGTTCACCGGGCTGTCGGTCACGCCGTACGTGTACTTTAAAGAGCCGGCGACCGGGCCGAACGCCGGGCGCCGGCTCCAGGAGCTGACCCGCACCGGCGTGCCGACGGGGGCCAAACAATGA
- a CDS encoding OsmC family protein, with protein sequence MKIKRKGSAVWHGGLKDGRGALSTESGALSAYPYGFASRFEGQKGSNPEELIAAAHAGCFTMALSLILGEAKLTAEQMDTSAEVTLEQVPGGFAITAVHLTLKAKIPGTDQATFETLAAAAKAGCPVSKLLKAEVTLDATLVS encoded by the coding sequence ATGAAGATCAAGCGAAAAGGGTCGGCGGTGTGGCACGGCGGCCTGAAAGATGGGAGAGGGGCTCTCTCCACCGAGAGCGGCGCGCTGTCGGCGTACCCTTACGGCTTCGCCAGCCGGTTCGAGGGCCAGAAGGGGAGCAACCCCGAAGAGCTGATCGCCGCCGCGCACGCCGGCTGCTTCACGATGGCCCTGTCGCTGATCCTGGGCGAGGCCAAACTGACCGCGGAGCAGATGGACACGTCGGCCGAGGTCACGCTGGAACAGGTGCCGGGCGGCTTCGCGATCACCGCCGTTCACCTGACGCTCAAGGCCAAGATCCCCGGCACCGACCAGGCGACGTTCGAGACGCTCGCGGCTGCGGCCAAAGCCGGCTGTCCGGTGTCCAAGTTGCTCAAGGCCGAGGTCACGCTCGACGCGACTCTGGTGAGCTGA
- a CDS encoding helix-turn-helix domain-containing protein, which translates to MRVRLQIVLMAHRGRARQDIATDLGVHRRTVTRWVNAYCDDGLDGLRPKKATGTPCKIPKALAEEIKRWVIKGPAEEGLDRANWTHAELADHLLKTKGIRTSRSAMQRFCSGIDIRLYRPTYRHDRGDPVKQAQAREDLADLGKGPRPVNSSS; encoded by the coding sequence TTGCGGGTCCGTCTCCAGATCGTGCTGATGGCCCATCGGGGGCGTGCCCGCCAGGACATCGCCACCGACTTGGGGGTCCACCGCCGGACCGTCACCCGGTGGGTCAACGCGTACTGCGACGACGGACTCGACGGGCTGCGGCCCAAGAAGGCCACGGGCACCCCCTGCAAGATCCCCAAGGCCCTCGCCGAGGAGATCAAGCGTTGGGTGATCAAGGGGCCGGCCGAGGAGGGGCTCGACCGTGCCAACTGGACGCACGCGGAATTGGCCGATCATCTGCTCAAGACCAAGGGCATCCGCACCTCCCGTAGCGCCATGCAACGGTTCTGCTCGGGGATCGACATCCGCCTGTATCGGCCCACGTACCGCCACGACCGGGGCGACCCGGTCAAGCAGGCCCAGGCCCGGGAGGATCTGGCCGACCTGGGAAAAGGGCCGCGGCCGGTGAACTCGTCCTCTTGA
- the gnd gene encoding phosphogluconate dehydrogenase (NAD(+)-dependent, decarboxylating) — protein MQLGMIGLGRMGANMVRRLTRGGHQCVVYDTHPDAVAALVKEGAVGSSSLDEFVHKLSAPRAVWLMVPAAVVDRTLADLVPRLAPGDIVIDGGNSYYVDDLRRAKQLAAKGLHYVDVGTSGGVFGLDRGYCQMIGGEPAVVQHLDPIFATLAPPFESAPRTAGRSGPPSTAERGYLHCGPNGSGHFVKMVHNGIEYGLMAAYAEGLNILQHANIGRRDHAVDAETTPLRDPAHYQYDLNVGDIAEVWRRGSVVASWLLDLTAQALGKDPGLESYAGRVSDSGEGRWTVLAAVDEGVPVPVLSAALFERFSSRGEDDFANRMLSAMRHAFGGHVEKPAGH, from the coding sequence ATGCAACTCGGAATGATCGGACTGGGCCGGATGGGCGCGAACATGGTCCGGCGGCTCACCCGCGGCGGGCACCAGTGCGTCGTCTACGACACGCACCCCGACGCCGTGGCGGCGCTCGTGAAAGAAGGGGCCGTCGGGTCCAGTTCCCTCGACGAGTTTGTGCACAAGCTCTCCGCCCCGCGGGCGGTGTGGCTGATGGTGCCCGCCGCCGTCGTCGACCGCACCCTCGCGGACCTGGTCCCCCGGCTCGCCCCCGGCGACATCGTGATCGACGGCGGGAACTCGTACTACGTGGACGACCTGCGCCGGGCGAAGCAGCTGGCCGCGAAGGGGCTGCATTACGTCGATGTGGGCACGAGCGGCGGCGTGTTCGGGCTGGACCGCGGCTACTGCCAGATGATCGGTGGCGAGCCGGCGGTGGTGCAACACCTCGACCCGATCTTCGCCACCCTCGCCCCGCCGTTCGAGTCCGCGCCGCGGACCGCCGGCCGGTCCGGGCCGCCCAGCACGGCGGAGCGCGGGTACCTGCACTGCGGCCCCAACGGGTCCGGGCACTTCGTCAAAATGGTTCACAACGGGATCGAGTACGGGCTCATGGCCGCCTACGCCGAGGGGCTGAACATTCTCCAGCACGCCAACATCGGCCGGCGCGACCACGCGGTTGACGCGGAGACGACCCCGCTCCGCGACCCCGCGCACTACCAGTACGATCTGAACGTCGGCGACATCGCGGAAGTGTGGCGCCGGGGGAGCGTGGTCGCGTCGTGGCTGCTGGACCTGACCGCGCAGGCGCTCGGGAAGGACCCCGGGCTGGAGAGCTACGCGGGCCGCGTGTCGGACTCCGGCGAGGGCCGCTGGACGGTCCTCGCCGCCGTCGATGAGGGCGTGCCGGTCCCGGTGCTGTCCGCGGCCCTATTCGAGCGGTTCTCGTCGCGCGGCGAGGACGACTTCGCGAACCGGATGCTGTCCGCCATGCGGCACGCGTTCGGCGGGCACGTCGAGAAGCCGGCCGGGCACTGA
- the zwf gene encoding glucose-6-phosphate dehydrogenase, giving the protein MSEPQADALVFFGATGDLAYKKIFPALQAMARRGRLSVPVVGVAKAGWNLEQFRARAKASVEAHGGLDPAAFEELCKRLRYVDGDYGEFGTFEALRRELGDAHRPVHYLAIPPSLFGPVVEQLGKSGCARGARVIVEKPFGRDLPSALALNQTLLNSFDEKNIYRIDHYLGKEPVQNLVYFRFANSFLEPVWNRNHVHSVQITMAEDFGVQGRGAFYEQAGAIRDVVQNHLLQLLANVAMEPPVSATGEAVRDEKVKVLRAVPALKPGDVVRGQFRGYRSEKGVAPDSRVETFAAVKLAVNNWRWQGVPFYIRAGKCLPVTATEVLVRFRRPPALYTVSIAPPNQIRFRISPNVAIALGTMVKAPGETLAGRPAELLAVHNPDSGEMDAYERLLGDAMKGNKTEFAREDYVEEAWRIVEPVLGNATPVEEYEPHTWGPDTTGMIAGDGPWHDPAARSE; this is encoded by the coding sequence ATGAGCGAACCGCAAGCCGACGCGCTAGTGTTTTTCGGCGCCACGGGCGACCTGGCGTACAAGAAGATCTTTCCGGCCCTCCAGGCAATGGCCCGCCGCGGGCGCCTGTCGGTTCCGGTCGTCGGGGTCGCCAAGGCGGGGTGGAACCTCGAGCAGTTCCGCGCCCGCGCCAAAGCGAGCGTCGAAGCGCACGGCGGCCTGGACCCGGCCGCCTTCGAGGAACTGTGCAAGCGCCTGCGCTACGTCGATGGGGACTACGGCGAGTTCGGCACGTTCGAAGCGCTGCGCCGGGAACTGGGCGACGCCCACCGGCCCGTCCACTATCTCGCGATCCCGCCGAGCCTGTTCGGCCCGGTGGTCGAGCAGCTCGGTAAATCGGGGTGCGCGCGCGGCGCCCGCGTCATCGTCGAGAAGCCGTTCGGCCGCGATCTGCCGTCGGCCCTCGCCCTGAACCAGACCCTGCTCAACTCGTTCGACGAGAAGAACATCTACCGGATCGATCACTATCTCGGTAAGGAGCCGGTCCAGAACCTGGTGTACTTCCGGTTCGCGAACAGCTTCCTGGAACCGGTCTGGAACCGCAACCACGTCCACAGCGTGCAGATCACGATGGCGGAGGACTTCGGGGTCCAGGGCCGCGGCGCGTTTTACGAGCAGGCCGGGGCGATCCGGGACGTGGTCCAGAACCACCTGCTCCAGCTCCTCGCCAACGTGGCGATGGAGCCGCCGGTGTCCGCGACGGGCGAGGCGGTCCGGGACGAAAAGGTCAAGGTGCTCCGCGCGGTCCCGGCCCTCAAACCCGGCGACGTCGTCCGGGGCCAGTTCCGCGGCTACCGGAGCGAAAAGGGCGTGGCCCCGGACTCCCGGGTCGAGACGTTCGCGGCGGTCAAGCTGGCCGTGAACAACTGGCGGTGGCAGGGCGTGCCGTTCTACATCCGCGCGGGGAAGTGCCTGCCGGTCACGGCGACGGAGGTCCTCGTCCGGTTCCGCCGCCCGCCGGCCCTGTACACCGTTTCCATCGCGCCGCCCAACCAGATCCGGTTCCGGATCAGCCCCAACGTGGCCATCGCCCTCGGGACGATGGTGAAGGCCCCCGGCGAGACGCTCGCCGGCCGCCCGGCCGAACTGCTCGCCGTCCACAACCCGGACAGCGGGGAGATGGACGCCTACGAGCGCTTGCTGGGCGACGCGATGAAGGGCAACAAGACCGAGTTCGCCCGCGAGGATTACGTCGAAGAGGCGTGGCGCATCGTGGAACCGGTGCTCGGCAACGCCACGCCCGTTGAGGAGTACGAGCCGCACACCTGGGGACCGGACACGACCGGGATGATCGCCGGCGACGGCCCCTGGCACGACCCGGCGGCCCGCTCCGAGTAG
- a CDS encoding protein kinase domain-containing protein produces the protein MPATLSDPPTATAGRASRAELLAIVLDPARLPTPPAVALQVVNTASRPDCDPGEIVAFLSLDAALCGKLLKAVNSCLYGLKQPVASVGRAVQVIGLKMVRSLALGLSLPAVKVGRGTEQGMRGYWLSSVGGAIIARELAVLVRRPNPDDDLVAGLLRDLGEVLLRQAFPAEWSAHVARHAGRLVDDPCGAELESFGIDHADVTAELLRGWKLPNDLVAPIRHHHRPALLAANKAHADRGELLQFASYLVHVNAVAQRPELLSQVLTVARDRFGLSQTALVEFLQRVTPKIESFAAVLNQDIGQCPDFASILAAGATELVNLTVESNRERLSGTVRVPTPRKIAPPAPRTRPDLAADAPATVPGTRSKPPEFRPEFAYKLPEGGCRLGEYEVQSVLGRGSMGVVFKAHDPNLNRPVAVKILSPEVSVAASARERFAREARAAASIQHENVVSVYAVREATGTIYLVMEYVPGACLETRLRLHGRMPEALLVATARQIAAGLAAAHAKQIVHRDIKPANVLLEAETGRVKLTDFGLARVASDENHVTAAGTLIGTPFFMAPEVIRGEPATPLSDLFGLGGVLYEAATGQVPFPGQTVSAVFRAVRTAAPASLRSMRPDLPTWLTALVARLLEKDPARRYASASAVIAAIDDDRS, from the coding sequence GTGCCGGCAACCCTCTCGGACCCGCCCACTGCGACGGCCGGCCGCGCGTCACGGGCAGAACTGCTCGCCATCGTACTGGACCCGGCCCGCCTCCCGACCCCGCCGGCGGTCGCCCTCCAGGTGGTGAACACGGCCAGCCGCCCGGACTGCGACCCGGGCGAAATCGTCGCCTTCCTGAGCCTGGACGCGGCGCTCTGTGGCAAGCTGTTGAAGGCGGTCAACTCCTGCCTGTACGGCCTCAAGCAGCCGGTCGCCTCGGTCGGCCGCGCGGTCCAGGTGATCGGCCTCAAGATGGTGCGGTCGCTGGCGCTCGGGCTGTCGCTCCCGGCGGTCAAGGTCGGCCGCGGCACCGAGCAGGGGATGCGGGGGTACTGGCTGTCGTCGGTCGGCGGGGCGATCATCGCCCGCGAGCTGGCGGTCCTGGTCCGGCGCCCCAACCCGGACGACGACCTCGTCGCCGGTCTGCTCCGCGACCTCGGCGAGGTGCTCCTCCGGCAAGCGTTCCCGGCGGAATGGAGCGCCCACGTGGCGCGCCACGCGGGCCGCCTGGTGGACGACCCGTGCGGCGCGGAGCTCGAATCGTTCGGCATCGACCACGCGGACGTGACCGCGGAACTGCTCCGCGGCTGGAAGCTGCCCAACGACCTCGTGGCGCCGATCCGCCACCACCACCGGCCCGCGCTCCTCGCCGCCAACAAGGCCCACGCCGATCGTGGGGAACTGCTCCAGTTCGCCAGTTACCTGGTTCACGTGAACGCGGTCGCCCAGCGCCCGGAGTTGCTCTCACAGGTGCTGACCGTGGCCCGCGACCGGTTCGGCCTGTCACAAACGGCGCTGGTCGAGTTCCTCCAGCGGGTCACCCCCAAAATCGAATCGTTCGCGGCCGTTCTGAACCAGGACATCGGCCAGTGCCCGGACTTCGCCTCCATCCTCGCGGCCGGCGCCACCGAGCTGGTGAACCTGACGGTCGAGAGCAACCGCGAGCGGCTGAGCGGCACCGTCCGCGTGCCCACCCCGCGCAAGATCGCGCCGCCCGCCCCGCGAACCCGTCCCGACCTCGCCGCCGACGCGCCCGCCACCGTCCCCGGCACCCGGTCGAAGCCGCCCGAGTTCCGCCCGGAGTTCGCGTACAAACTGCCGGAGGGCGGGTGCCGGCTGGGCGAGTACGAGGTGCAGAGCGTTCTCGGCCGCGGGTCGATGGGGGTCGTGTTCAAGGCGCACGACCCGAACCTGAACCGGCCCGTCGCGGTGAAGATCCTCTCCCCCGAGGTGAGCGTGGCGGCGAGCGCCCGCGAGCGGTTCGCCCGCGAGGCCCGCGCCGCCGCCTCGATCCAGCACGAAAACGTGGTCTCCGTCTACGCGGTCCGCGAGGCGACCGGCACCATCTATCTCGTGATGGAGTACGTGCCCGGCGCCTGCTTGGAAACCCGCCTGCGGTTGCACGGGCGGATGCCGGAAGCGCTCCTCGTCGCGACCGCCCGCCAGATCGCGGCCGGGTTGGCCGCCGCCCACGCGAAGCAAATCGTCCACCGCGACATCAAGCCGGCGAACGTTCTCCTGGAGGCGGAGACCGGGCGGGTCAAGCTGACCGACTTCGGCCTCGCGCGGGTCGCGAGCGACGAGAACCACGTGACGGCCGCCGGCACCCTGATCGGAACGCCGTTCTTCATGGCCCCCGAGGTGATCCGCGGCGAACCGGCGACCCCGTTGTCGGACCTGTTCGGGCTCGGCGGGGTGCTGTACGAGGCGGCCACCGGCCAGGTGCCGTTTCCCGGGCAAACGGTTTCTGCCGTTTTCCGCGCGGTGCGCACGGCGGCCCCGGCCTCCTTGCGCTCGATGCGGCCGGACCTGCCCACCTGGCTGACGGCGCTCGTCGCGCGCCTGCTCGAGAAGGACCCGGCCCGACGGTACGCGAGCGCGTCCGCGGTCATTGCCGCAATTGATGACGACCGGAGCTGA